Proteins from a genomic interval of Sphingobacterium lactis:
- a CDS encoding lycopene cyclase domain-containing protein yields MIAYTYILVLFFTVIICFIASFDRRIRFDRHFPAFLKAAIIVAIPFILWDIWFTDHGVWWFNLDYTLGLTIGGLPLEEWLFFICIPFSCVFTYFCFERFFKLDWAAGFNNIVVFITVIVCAVVALLHHDKLYTLVTASITGLSVIYLHFVARKEWIGKASLVFTVLMLGFFPVNGVLTGTGLESPIVNYNPKEFLGIRLGTIPIEDAVYGYTQFLWVLFFFKKFMRQDERREQHHLH; encoded by the coding sequence ATGATAGCGTATACCTATATCCTGGTTTTGTTTTTTACGGTCATTATCTGTTTCATTGCCTCTTTTGATCGTCGGATTCGTTTTGATAGGCATTTTCCAGCCTTTCTCAAAGCAGCCATCATCGTGGCCATTCCATTTATCCTATGGGATATTTGGTTCACCGACCATGGGGTTTGGTGGTTCAATCTGGATTATACGCTGGGTTTGACCATCGGTGGTTTACCGCTGGAAGAATGGCTATTCTTTATATGCATACCGTTTTCCTGTGTGTTCACCTACTTCTGTTTTGAACGCTTTTTTAAACTGGATTGGGCAGCTGGATTTAACAACATCGTGGTTTTTATCACCGTGATTGTTTGTGCGGTGGTGGCACTGTTGCACCATGATAAATTATATACATTGGTAACAGCAAGTATTACCGGGTTGTCGGTTATTTACCTGCATTTCGTGGCGCGTAAAGAGTGGATCGGTAAGGCGTCCTTGGTCTTTACGGTATTGATGCTTGGATTTTTTCCGGTCAATGGCGTGCTCACAGGGACGGGTTTGGAATCGCCCATCGTCAATTATAATCCGAAGGAATTTCTGGGAATCCGCTTGGGCACTATTCCCATTGAAGATGCGGTATATGGGTATACCCAATTTCTATGGGTTTTATTTTTCTTCAAAAAATTTATGCGGCAAGATGAACGCAGGGAACAACATCATTTACATTAA
- a CDS encoding GNAT family N-acetyltransferase codes for MINIEEFILTPFVDNELDFSHYYQLVGNAAVMAMITERALPADEARSDYEKLLHINGKHSQFGNFKILDRDSGAFIGLGKLEFGEEQADAAELGYIIIPERQGQGIAGKIAKGLIAHAREQAEVSKLFAIIDPNNLASRKILLNNGFVSIEVLLMDGLPGEILELNL; via the coding sequence ATGATTAATATCGAGGAATTTATATTGACTCCATTCGTGGATAATGAGCTGGATTTCTCCCACTACTATCAACTTGTGGGCAATGCAGCGGTTATGGCCATGATAACCGAGCGGGCATTGCCTGCCGATGAGGCACGGTCGGATTACGAAAAACTCCTCCACATCAATGGGAAGCATTCCCAATTTGGCAATTTCAAGATCCTCGACCGGGATTCCGGTGCCTTTATCGGGTTGGGAAAATTGGAGTTCGGTGAAGAGCAAGCCGATGCAGCCGAACTGGGATACATCATTATCCCCGAAAGGCAGGGACAGGGCATTGCGGGTAAGATTGCCAAGGGGTTGATTGCACATGCTCGGGAACAGGCGGAAGTGTCGAAGCTGTTTGCGATCATTGATCCAAATAATCTGGCCTCCCGTAAGATCCTGCTGAACAATGGCTTTGTCAGTATCGAGGTGCTGCTTATGGATGGATTGCCTGGAGAAATTTTGGAATTAAATTTATAA
- a CDS encoding sterol desaturase family protein produces the protein MNIVIMLITFLLMEGATWLIHKYVMHGFLWLLHKDHHDHSNPGVLENNDYFFVIFAIPTIILMYFGSLRDYNYLFFIGLGIMLYGVAYFFIHDIFIHQRIKILSDTKNPYFLALRRAHKQHHKHLGKEEGECFGFLYVPMKYFKMYFNNSRK, from the coding sequence ATGAATATTGTTATCATGCTTATCACATTTCTCCTGATGGAAGGCGCAACCTGGCTGATTCATAAATACGTCATGCATGGATTTCTCTGGCTACTCCACAAAGATCATCACGACCATAGTAATCCTGGCGTCCTGGAAAACAATGACTATTTCTTCGTCATATTTGCCATCCCGACCATTATCTTGATGTATTTTGGATCACTTCGCGATTACAATTACCTGTTCTTTATCGGGCTGGGGATCATGCTCTACGGTGTTGCGTACTTCTTTATTCACGATATTTTTATCCATCAGCGGATAAAGATTCTTTCTGACACAAAGAATCCCTATTTCCTGGCTTTACGAAGAGCGCATAAACAACACCATAAACATTTGGGGAAGGAAGAAGGGGAGTGTTTCGGATTTCTCTATGTGCCGATGAAATATTTTAAAATGTACTTTAACAACAGCCGAAAATGA
- a CDS encoding RagB/SusD family nutrient uptake outer membrane protein has translation MKIKHIAIALMLTGMMGLGSCTKFLEEEPRSNEKFEAFFKTREQAESNVNALYRRGAPSRYGVAPSAYLGPTASIPSMLTGYFTNSYEGQELVCLYSKQLTRQQNTRVVSNTMNTIWDQSYQAINIANAGIMYIPNIAMPDEGVKNRLIAESKFFRAFNYFYLVKTFGDIPLPTEPYVDLTKDFFLERQPKAAVYALIEKDLKEAVEALPANTFSANGKRITKYVAAMALANVYLQQGKFADAAQYSKIVLQSGHRLTQNDDLAANSAYNKLRTTDNLEESIYAYEFDATISNGGWWPTYGFNGSATAVFDKYSIFERVYGPTDNFLNVYAADDLRIKPNQFFHWEYKNPNTGKVWKSEQAGIWYYVEENALLNTGRATKDWNIYRYSEALLIAAESLVKAGNAVTSEAAGYLAQIKARANTKGKTVAQFTTELQALSATAFVEEVWKERLRELPLEFKMWDDCLRTGKFPVISTTQKGSVTFVNLVGAKNGFGATFKESDLLWPISMDELQRNPKLEQNPEYQKN, from the coding sequence ATGAAAATCAAACATATAGCAATAGCCCTGATGCTCACCGGAATGATGGGATTAGGCTCTTGTACGAAATTTTTGGAAGAGGAGCCAAGGTCAAATGAGAAATTTGAGGCCTTTTTCAAGACGAGAGAACAAGCGGAAAGTAATGTAAATGCGCTGTACCGCCGAGGTGCGCCTTCGCGCTATGGTGTTGCGCCTAGTGCCTACCTAGGGCCAACGGCTTCCATTCCTTCCATGCTGACGGGATATTTCACGAATTCCTATGAAGGTCAGGAGTTGGTGTGTTTATATTCCAAGCAGTTGACCAGACAGCAGAACACACGTGTAGTCTCCAATACGATGAACACCATCTGGGATCAGAGTTACCAAGCGATCAATATCGCCAATGCAGGGATCATGTATATCCCGAACATTGCGATGCCGGATGAAGGGGTGAAGAATAGATTGATTGCTGAATCGAAGTTCTTCAGGGCATTCAACTATTTCTACCTTGTGAAGACATTCGGTGACATTCCACTGCCAACAGAACCTTATGTTGATTTGACGAAGGATTTCTTCTTGGAGCGCCAGCCGAAAGCAGCTGTGTATGCGTTGATCGAGAAAGATTTGAAGGAAGCGGTCGAAGCATTGCCAGCCAATACATTCTCCGCAAATGGAAAGCGGATCACGAAATATGTTGCGGCCATGGCGTTAGCCAATGTGTACCTGCAACAGGGTAAATTCGCAGATGCTGCGCAATACTCCAAAATCGTGCTGCAGTCCGGCCACAGATTGACCCAGAATGATGATTTGGCAGCAAATAGTGCCTACAACAAACTGCGAACGACCGATAACCTTGAAGAAAGTATCTATGCCTACGAATTTGATGCAACGATCAGTAACGGCGGCTGGTGGCCAACCTACGGTTTCAACGGTTCGGCAACTGCGGTATTTGATAAGTACTCCATTTTCGAACGCGTTTATGGACCAACAGATAACTTCTTGAATGTGTATGCGGCAGACGATCTGCGCATTAAGCCTAACCAGTTTTTCCATTGGGAATATAAAAATCCGAATACAGGAAAGGTTTGGAAATCGGAGCAAGCGGGTATTTGGTACTATGTCGAAGAAAATGCACTGTTGAATACCGGACGTGCGACCAAGGATTGGAATATTTACCGTTATTCTGAAGCGTTATTGATCGCCGCTGAAAGTTTGGTGAAAGCTGGCAATGCAGTGACTTCGGAAGCTGCAGGGTATTTGGCGCAGATTAAAGCGCGTGCCAACACGAAAGGAAAAACAGTTGCGCAGTTTACGACCGAACTACAAGCTTTATCGGCTACGGCTTTTGTAGAGGAAGTATGGAAAGAACGTTTGCGTGAGCTACCATTGGAATTCAAGATGTGGGATGACTGCTTGCGGACAGGCAAATTCCCGGTGATTTCCACTACGCAAAAAGGATCGGTGACTTTCGTGAACTTGGTGGGTGCCAAGAACGGTTTTGGTGCTACATTCAAAGAGTCGGATCTCTTGTGGCCGATCTCCATGGATGAGTTACAGCGAAACCCGAAACTGGAACAGAATCCAGAATACCAGAAAAATTAA
- a CDS encoding SusC/RagA family TonB-linked outer membrane protein, with protein MWNSDNFTRKGSRKWIIPLVLLATSYGSAQAHTPFGSVAFPSVKVASNQQTVSGKVMDAGTNQPIGGVTITVKGTNVATQTDDAGNFTIEAASGTVLVANFLGYKSQEKTVSSGTMNFSLESSEQEIEELVVVGYGTMRKSDVTGSISMVKGEDMVKAQNFSPLDNLRGKAAGVNIYSNSSQPGAYANRVVIRGTNTINSSSNPLYVVDGVVMEDFHLLNPNDIERIEVLKDASSAAIYGARGANGVILVTTKRGHKDGSRTVSYQGSVSSNSVQRYMDLLSGQEWVDAFMIGLKNENEWQGKKWSLDKKTWFNDPNYFDASGNPLYNTDWQKEATRNSISQNHQINIQQGDENSSVGAFLNYSDNQGVVNNTYSKRINGKISYDAKMKDWLSTSINLTANHTWGQYTPEDGGGQDARRTMIEMLPWLPIYQPDGQYTVSSSSTISEVLGFEGMANPVSILDLQTRNRYNTQIFGNAAFTFHLMEGLDLKTQIGVDNHRKEYRGYSSKTLNNISRPNGWADVNNWNDLYWQEETYLTYNKAFDKHRINAMAGLSWQQRTYFGANVHTEGFLTDAYLYNNLGAGLIPSPPSSGYNKWAMNSYFVRGNYSYDDRYSLTVTARADGSSKFGKNNKYGFFPSAGFAWNASNEEFLKGNETISNLKFHTSFGITGNSEISPYTSLALISAGSILMDNNRVGTGFVGNLANPDLKWEKTKTYDAGIELGLFQNRLNFDVSYYNRTTSDLLLFAPVPTSSGFSSVMKNIGSVRNSGVEILVNASPVRNDNLTWNMTLNGSYNKNEVLQLGENNADIYLNGWVGGPNSVIRVGENLNSFYGYKRNGIYTVEDFENGTITKDKIGRPNRSTTQEILGKGMPDWVGSFINTVNYKGFDFTLDLQFNYGVETMQQFYHSTYDRFGITNGLKEILTDAYNGTNPGGMQQAIYLTNNGHAGQDTNVDSSWIVDGSYLRVNVVQLGYSFTSDLARRMGLSALRIYASANNPWLITSKEFKGYDPESTSLGDGNKFGQNMTFFSYPRAKTFTFGINLTL; from the coding sequence ATGTGGAATTCTGACAATTTTACTCGGAAAGGAAGCAGGAAGTGGATTATTCCATTGGTTCTGCTTGCAACAAGCTATGGTTCAGCACAGGCCCACACGCCTTTTGGATCTGTTGCTTTTCCCTCTGTAAAGGTAGCTTCCAACCAACAGACCGTTAGCGGTAAGGTTATGGACGCAGGCACCAACCAACCTATTGGTGGTGTTACGATTACCGTAAAGGGAACCAATGTAGCTACACAAACGGATGACGCCGGTAACTTTACTATTGAAGCGGCATCGGGAACGGTATTGGTAGCGAATTTCTTGGGCTATAAGTCCCAGGAGAAAACTGTGAGTTCCGGCACCATGAATTTCTCGCTGGAGAGTTCGGAGCAGGAAATTGAAGAACTTGTCGTTGTCGGTTATGGTACGATGCGTAAATCGGACGTAACAGGATCGATTTCGATGGTGAAAGGGGAGGACATGGTCAAGGCGCAGAACTTTAGCCCGCTAGACAACCTTCGTGGTAAGGCAGCAGGGGTAAACATCTACTCCAACTCCAGCCAACCGGGAGCCTATGCCAACCGCGTGGTGATCCGGGGTACAAACACCATCAACTCGTCTTCCAATCCACTCTATGTGGTGGATGGAGTCGTAATGGAAGATTTCCATTTGTTGAACCCGAATGATATTGAACGTATCGAAGTATTGAAGGATGCATCTTCTGCAGCGATCTACGGTGCGCGTGGTGCAAATGGTGTAATCTTGGTGACCACCAAACGTGGTCATAAGGATGGCAGTAGAACCGTGAGCTACCAAGGTTCCGTAAGCAGCAATTCCGTGCAGCGCTATATGGACCTGCTTTCCGGACAGGAATGGGTAGATGCCTTTATGATCGGTTTGAAAAATGAAAATGAATGGCAAGGGAAAAAGTGGTCATTGGATAAGAAAACGTGGTTCAACGATCCAAACTATTTCGATGCCAGCGGTAACCCATTATACAATACAGATTGGCAGAAGGAAGCAACCAGAAACTCCATCTCCCAAAACCACCAGATCAATATCCAACAGGGTGACGAGAATTCATCCGTGGGTGCTTTCCTGAACTACTCGGATAACCAAGGGGTAGTGAACAACACCTATTCCAAACGGATCAACGGTAAGATTTCCTACGATGCGAAAATGAAAGATTGGTTATCGACCAGCATCAACTTGACAGCAAACCATACCTGGGGTCAGTATACACCAGAAGATGGCGGTGGACAGGATGCACGCCGGACGATGATCGAAATGTTGCCTTGGTTGCCGATCTATCAACCGGATGGACAATATACCGTATCCTCATCCTCCACAATCTCCGAGGTGTTGGGATTCGAAGGTATGGCCAACCCGGTTTCCATCCTGGACTTGCAGACGCGTAACCGATACAATACCCAGATCTTTGGTAATGCAGCCTTTACGTTCCACTTAATGGAGGGATTGGATCTGAAAACCCAGATCGGTGTGGATAACCACCGTAAGGAATACCGTGGATACTCGTCCAAAACCCTAAATAACATCTCCAGACCGAACGGTTGGGCAGATGTGAACAACTGGAACGACCTGTACTGGCAAGAAGAAACCTACCTGACCTACAACAAGGCATTCGATAAGCACAGAATCAATGCAATGGCCGGTCTATCTTGGCAGCAGCGTACGTATTTCGGTGCGAACGTACATACGGAAGGATTCTTAACGGATGCGTACCTGTACAACAACCTGGGTGCCGGTTTGATTCCTTCTCCTCCATCTTCTGGATACAACAAATGGGCGATGAACTCTTATTTCGTCCGCGGAAACTACAGCTATGACGATCGTTATTCATTGACCGTTACGGCCCGTGCGGACGGTTCTTCCAAATTCGGTAAGAACAATAAATACGGTTTCTTCCCATCGGCAGGTTTTGCATGGAATGCTTCCAACGAAGAATTCCTGAAAGGCAATGAGACGATCTCGAACTTGAAATTCCATACAAGTTTCGGTATCACCGGTAACTCGGAAATCAGTCCGTACACATCATTGGCTTTAATTTCTGCTGGATCGATCCTGATGGATAACAACCGTGTCGGTACAGGATTCGTCGGTAACTTGGCGAACCCAGATTTGAAGTGGGAAAAAACAAAGACGTACGATGCGGGGATTGAATTGGGTCTCTTCCAGAATCGCTTGAACTTTGATGTGTCCTACTACAACAGAACCACTTCTGACCTCTTGTTATTTGCTCCGGTTCCGACCAGTTCTGGTTTCTCCAGTGTGATGAAGAACATTGGTTCCGTAAGAAACTCCGGGGTAGAGATCCTCGTGAATGCTTCTCCGGTTCGCAATGACAATTTAACCTGGAACATGACCTTGAACGGTAGCTACAATAAGAACGAGGTGTTGCAATTGGGCGAGAACAATGCAGATATCTACCTGAATGGTTGGGTAGGTGGTCCGAACAGTGTGATCCGTGTTGGCGAAAACCTGAACAGTTTCTACGGTTACAAACGTAACGGCATCTATACCGTTGAGGATTTTGAGAACGGCACCATTACCAAAGATAAGATTGGTAGACCGAACCGTTCCACTACGCAGGAAATCCTGGGTAAAGGTATGCCGGATTGGGTAGGTAGTTTCATCAATACCGTAAACTACAAAGGGTTTGATTTCACCCTCGATCTACAGTTCAACTACGGTGTGGAAACCATGCAGCAGTTCTACCACTCAACGTATGACCGTTTCGGTATCACCAATGGTTTGAAGGAGATCTTGACGGATGCATACAATGGTACAAACCCGGGTGGCATGCAGCAAGCCATCTACCTGACAAACAACGGCCATGCTGGTCAGGATACGAATGTGGATTCTTCATGGATCGTGGATGGTTCTTACCTACGTGTAAACGTGGTACAATTGGGCTATTCTTTCACGTCTGATCTTGCTCGCCGTATGGGATTATCCGCATTGCGTATCTATGCAAGTGCAAACAACCCTTGGTTGATCACTTCCAAAGAATTCAAAGGATACGATCCGGAGAGTACATCATTGGGCGACGGTAATAAATTCGGTCAGAACATGACGTTCTTCTCTTACCCAAGAGCGAAGACATTTACCTTCGGAATTAACTTAACCTTATAA
- the idi gene encoding isopentenyl-diphosphate Delta-isomerase, with protein sequence MDRNKVVLVDENDRPLQEMEKLKAHELGELHRAFSIFIFNDRGELLLQQRAAAKYHGGGLWTNTCCSHPQWGEDILHSATERLDFEMGVQCPLKWIFAFTYHAEVENGLIEHEFDHVFLGNFNEDPIVNVDEVQDFRWVDLETLEKEMKEFPDRFTAWFKMALPRVIGHLKCS encoded by the coding sequence ATGGATAGGAATAAGGTGGTTTTGGTGGATGAAAATGATCGTCCGCTACAGGAGATGGAGAAGTTGAAGGCGCATGAACTCGGGGAATTGCATAGGGCATTTTCCATCTTTATCTTTAATGATAGGGGGGAGCTCCTGCTGCAGCAGCGAGCTGCAGCCAAATATCACGGTGGTGGGCTGTGGACCAATACCTGTTGTTCCCATCCGCAATGGGGAGAGGATATTCTACACAGTGCCACGGAGCGGTTGGATTTTGAGATGGGCGTGCAGTGTCCTTTAAAATGGATTTTTGCCTTTACCTATCATGCTGAAGTAGAAAATGGATTGATCGAACATGAATTCGATCACGTCTTCTTAGGTAACTTTAATGAGGATCCCATTGTCAATGTCGATGAGGTACAGGATTTCAGATGGGTGGATTTAGAAACGTTGGAAAAGGAAATGAAAGAATTTCCAGACCGCTTTACAGCCTGGTTCAAAATGGCATTGCCAAGAGTAATCGGACATTTAAAATGCAGTTGA
- a CDS encoding phytoene desaturase family protein, whose protein sequence is MNERIAVIGSGFSGLTAAAYLAKSGREVHLFEKNAEVGGRARQFKTDSGFVFDMGPSWYWMGDILDRMFADFGYKREDFYELINLNPQFEMVFSDRKIDVPQDMDGLRVLFEELEPGSGIQLERFMQSAKYKYEVGMQDFVLKPCHNWMEFMSLKIAKSAVRLDLLSNFRDYVGRYFKSPYLRALMEFPVIFLGASPKQIPAMYSLMNYGGYALGTHYPMGGFYSVVRALKQIAEEQGVVFHVGSPVKEIAVEDAGQLALQVQDEKRQFDKVVCSSDYHHTETLLPPALRNYSEEYWESRTFAPSSLIFYLGISERIPNLKHHTLFFEHDLDEHIEDIYGTKKWPENPLFYVCCPSKTDDSVAPPDKENIFILMPLAIDIDDDDAVREEYLQKMLKRLSQHTGVQDLYEKIEYKRSFCVRDFKADYNAYGGNAYGLANTLKQTAVWKPKLRNKHIENLYYTGHLTVPGPGVPPAIISGKIVAHEIIKSKETRA, encoded by the coding sequence ATGAATGAACGAATCGCTGTTATAGGGTCTGGTTTTTCTGGACTGACCGCTGCGGCTTATTTAGCAAAATCTGGACGGGAAGTCCATCTTTTTGAAAAAAATGCCGAGGTGGGAGGCCGTGCCCGGCAATTCAAGACCGATAGTGGGTTCGTATTTGATATGGGGCCCAGTTGGTATTGGATGGGGGATATACTGGATCGAATGTTTGCCGATTTTGGGTATAAGCGGGAAGATTTCTATGAATTGATAAACCTGAATCCACAGTTTGAAATGGTTTTTTCGGATCGAAAGATTGATGTGCCACAGGATATGGACGGGTTGCGGGTCCTGTTTGAGGAATTGGAACCCGGGTCCGGTATACAGTTGGAAAGATTTATGCAATCTGCAAAATATAAGTATGAGGTGGGCATGCAGGATTTTGTCCTTAAACCCTGTCACAACTGGATGGAATTTATGTCACTGAAAATCGCCAAAAGTGCAGTACGTTTGGATCTCTTGAGCAATTTTCGAGACTATGTGGGCCGTTATTTTAAAAGTCCATATTTACGGGCTCTGATGGAATTCCCGGTGATATTCCTGGGCGCTTCCCCCAAACAGATTCCGGCCATGTACAGCCTGATGAATTATGGAGGCTACGCTTTAGGGACACATTATCCCATGGGTGGATTTTACAGTGTCGTGCGTGCCTTGAAGCAGATCGCAGAAGAACAGGGGGTAGTCTTTCATGTGGGATCTCCTGTCAAGGAAATTGCTGTTGAAGATGCAGGACAGCTGGCTCTTCAGGTGCAGGATGAGAAAAGGCAATTTGATAAGGTGGTATGCTCTTCGGATTATCACCATACGGAAACTTTGCTTCCGCCGGCATTGCGGAATTACTCGGAAGAGTATTGGGAGTCGAGGACCTTTGCACCATCCAGTCTGATATTCTATCTGGGGATCAGTGAAAGGATTCCCAACCTGAAGCATCACACGCTATTCTTTGAACACGATCTGGATGAACACATCGAAGATATATACGGGACTAAAAAATGGCCTGAGAACCCGCTATTCTATGTGTGCTGTCCTTCAAAAACCGACGATTCCGTCGCTCCGCCAGATAAGGAAAACATATTTATCCTGATGCCGCTGGCAATCGATATCGATGACGATGACGCCGTGCGGGAGGAATATCTTCAGAAAATGCTGAAACGGCTATCGCAGCACACAGGTGTACAGGACCTGTATGAAAAAATTGAATACAAGCGCAGCTTCTGCGTCCGTGATTTTAAAGCAGATTACAATGCCTATGGTGGTAATGCCTACGGCCTCGCCAATACATTGAAACAGACGGCGGTTTGGAAACCGAAACTCCGGAATAAACATATTGAGAACCTGTATTATACAGGGCATTTAACCGTGCCGGGACCTGGCGTACCGCCGGCGATCATTTCCGGAAAAATAGTAGCCCATGAAATTATCAAATCTAAAGAAACACGCGCATGA
- a CDS encoding AAA family ATPase, whose product MHHHFYAITGGPASGKTTLLEGLEQQGYPFVEEVARRIIKDQVANRGLALPWADKQAYADRMWQESIDAYSLAEIDYADQACFFDRGILDTIAYMIMEDLQFPRNYIKVLNSITYKKVFILPPWIEIFEQDSERKQSWQEAVITYNALKECYIQHGYTPIEVPTGTVEDRIDFILEAL is encoded by the coding sequence ATGCACCATCATTTTTATGCCATAACCGGAGGACCGGCATCCGGAAAAACAACACTTTTAGAAGGACTGGAGCAACAAGGATATCCCTTTGTGGAAGAAGTTGCTCGACGGATAATTAAGGACCAGGTAGCCAACAGAGGTCTGGCTTTGCCCTGGGCGGATAAACAGGCGTATGCCGATCGGATGTGGCAGGAATCCATCGATGCCTATAGCCTAGCGGAGATTGATTACGCCGATCAAGCTTGCTTTTTTGACCGGGGGATCCTAGATACCATTGCTTACATGATCATGGAGGACCTACAGTTTCCCCGAAATTACATCAAGGTCCTGAATTCGATCACCTACAAAAAGGTTTTTATCCTCCCGCCCTGGATCGAGATTTTTGAACAGGACTCCGAGCGCAAGCAGTCTTGGCAGGAAGCGGTTATTACCTATAATGCCCTCAAGGAATGCTATATCCAACATGGCTACACCCCTATTGAAGTTCCGACGGGAACCGTCGAAGACCGGATAGACTTTATCCTGGAAGCGCTTTAA
- a CDS encoding phytoene/squalene synthase family protein, producing MKQLFDELSFSVSKMTTNTYSTSFSLGILALKPTIRSAVYAIYGYVRLADEIVDSFHGYDKHRLLRRLRIETDEAIQEGISLNPIMNAFQATVNNFKIDRELIEQFLHSMEMDLAKIDYNSDLYKEYIHGSAEVVGLMCLQVFLDGDREKFAELKPYAMKLGSAFQKINFLRDLKDDYHILGRTYFPNIDMATFDNAVKQQIEQEIGEEFRQALIGIKKLPSSSIFGVYLAYKYYLSLFYKIKRKSSKDIINNRVRVANTEKAYVAFKSYVRYKTAFL from the coding sequence ATGAAACAATTATTTGATGAACTGTCATTTTCCGTGAGTAAAATGACCACCAATACATACAGCACAAGTTTTTCTTTGGGGATCCTTGCGCTGAAGCCAACGATTCGCTCCGCGGTATATGCCATCTACGGATATGTACGGCTTGCGGATGAAATCGTAGATAGTTTCCATGGGTATGATAAACATCGCTTGCTGCGCAGGTTGCGTATTGAAACCGATGAGGCTATACAGGAGGGTATATCGTTAAATCCGATCATGAATGCCTTTCAGGCTACGGTCAATAATTTTAAGATTGACAGGGAATTGATCGAGCAATTTCTGCACAGCATGGAAATGGATCTGGCTAAGATCGATTACAATTCGGACCTCTATAAGGAGTACATCCACGGGTCGGCTGAGGTAGTCGGACTGATGTGCCTGCAGGTTTTTCTGGATGGCGATCGCGAGAAATTTGCTGAATTGAAGCCATACGCCATGAAACTGGGATCCGCATTCCAAAAGATTAATTTCTTGAGGGACCTGAAGGATGATTACCATATCCTCGGACGTACCTATTTTCCCAATATTGATATGGCAACATTTGATAATGCCGTGAAACAGCAAATAGAACAGGAAATAGGAGAAGAGTTCCGTCAAGCGTTGATCGGCATTAAAAAATTGCCGAGTTCATCCATTTTCGGTGTTTACCTAGCCTACAAATATTACCTCTCGCTATTCTATAAAATTAAGCGTAAATCTTCGAAAGATATCATTAACAATAGGGTTCGGGTGGCGAATACGGAGAAGGCTTATGTGGCATTCAAAAGTTATGTGCGGTATAAAACAGCATTTCTCTAA
- a CDS encoding pyridoxamine 5'-phosphate oxidase family protein, whose translation MNDNKFDLTEGREKLKEIVDKIDVGMICTFPENSDYPHGVPMSRQEVDDQGNIWYICSADSDTHRNIEKNDKVSLFYADAKNYTFLSINGTATLLRDQARIDKYWNKFMESWFEKGKDDPNIRLLRVDPTDAHYWDSDSSKIGTFFTMVKNMVTGDHSDLGKEGDLNV comes from the coding sequence ATGAACGACAATAAATTTGATCTTACAGAAGGTAGAGAAAAACTAAAGGAAATTGTAGATAAAATCGATGTAGGTATGATCTGTACATTTCCAGAAAATTCAGATTATCCACATGGTGTGCCAATGAGTCGCCAGGAAGTCGACGATCAGGGCAATATCTGGTATATCTGTTCTGCAGATAGCGATACCCACAGGAATATTGAAAAGAATGACAAGGTTAGTTTGTTCTATGCTGATGCAAAGAACTATACTTTCCTGAGCATCAACGGTACGGCCACGCTTCTGCGTGATCAAGCCCGCATCGATAAATATTGGAACAAGTTTATGGAGTCCTGGTTCGAAAAAGGTAAAGACGATCCCAATATCCGTTTGTTGCGTGTGGATCCGACCGATGCCCATTATTGGGATTCGGATTCCTCTAAAATCGGTACATTCTTTACCATGGTCAAAAATATGGTCACCGGAGACCATAGCGACTTGGGTAAGGAAGGCGATCTGAACGTTTAA